In Carassius carassius chromosome 46, fCarCar2.1, whole genome shotgun sequence, the following proteins share a genomic window:
- the LOC132129727 gene encoding rac GTPase-activating protein 1-like: METAVINLHSIFESLRAQADVLNESIEPQFIQMALNFEHSRRKWLRLEQELNACKEVVTKAETERGALEVKLKHARNQVDVEIRRRQKAESDCTKLDRQIQLIRELLVTEGSSNSIQLNEEQRSALAFLNVRAQNPANLNTSRRLTTIDESTSILSDISYDKTDDSLDWDSSAIRTVRLKKRQKRRSSRNHTDGPPAAAKRSRSTGRTSEKGNESLVAKTTVTVPADGGPIEAVTTVEAVPYWTRSRRKTAALEWDTADTDSVQSMDVFKQPSQPNGEIKAGPSTPQGNGGVRLHEFVSKTVIKPESCVPCGKRIKFGKISLKCRDCRVVAHPECRERCPLPCIPTMTGTPVKFEEGILANYVSTSSPMIPSLVVHCVNEIEQRGLHETGLYRVSGSDRVVKDLKEKFLRGKAVPLLSKVEDIHAITGLLKDFLRKLKEPLLTFRLTRAFMDAAELSDDDNSIALMYQNISDLPQPNRDTLAFLIIHLQRVAQSKDTKMDVTNLARVFGPTIVGHAVPDPEPMTILQDTKRQPKVVERLLALPVEYWSQFMISNNDQAHNDNMIIENTNVHATPDQKTSMFGPLTTPDQQMSKTPSSSSLSQRMKNATLNAITPKFSSRSRAAVSVPRQGHFFASPLLK; this comes from the exons ATGGAGACTGCTGTGATTAATCTGCACAGCATTTTTGAAAGCCTGCGGGCACAAGCTGATGTTCTCAATGAAAGCATTGAGCCCC AGTTCATTCAAATGGCCTTGAACTTTGAGCACAGCCGTCGTAAATGGCTGAGACTCGAGCAGGAGCTGAATGCATGCAAGGAGGTGGTCACCAAGGCCGAGACGGAGCGAGGAGCACTGGAGGTCAAGCTCAAACATGCCCGCAACCAAGTAGATGTGGAGATCCGTCGGAGACAGAAAGCTGAGTCTGACTGCACGAAACTG GACCGTCAGATCCAGCTCATCCGGGAGCTGTTGGTGACTGAAGGTTCCAGTAACAGCATCCAGTTAAATGAGGAGCAGCGCTCCGCTCTGGCCTTTCTGAATGTCCGCGCACAGAATCCTGCAAACCTCAACACTAGCCGGCG ACTGACCACCATTGATGAATCAACCTCTATCTTGTCAGACATCAGTTATGATAAAACTGATGATTCTTTG GACTGGGACTCTTCTGCAATCAGGACTGTTCGTCTCAAGAAACGCCAAAAGAGA CGCTCCTCCCGAAACCACACAGATGGCCCCCCTGCCGCTGCCAAGAGGTCCCGTTCCACCGGCCGCACCTCTGAGAAG GGTAATGAGTCTTTGGTGGCTAAGACCACTGTGACTGTACCCGCTGATGGAGGACCCATTGAAGCGGTCACCACAGTGGAGGCTGTTCCTTACTGGACCCGGAGCCGCCGAAAAACTG CTGCTTTGGAGTGGGACACTGCTGACACCGACTCTGTTCAGTCTATGGATGTGTTCAAGCAGCCCAGTCAGCCCAATGGAGAGATCAAGGCAGGGCCCAGCACTCCCCAAGGCAACGGAGGTGTCCGTCTGCATGAATTTGTCTCTAAAACG GTGATCAAGCCAGAGTCTTGTGTGCCATGTGGTAAGAGGATCAAATTTGGGAAGATCTCTCTGAAGTGCAGGGACTGCCGTGTGGTGGCCCATCCCGAGTGCCGTGAGCGCTGCCCTCTGCCCTGCATTCCAACCATGACTGGGACTCCAGTGAAATTTGAGGAG GGCATCCTAGCAAACTATGTGTCCACCTCCTCTCCAATGATTCCTTCGCTAGTAGTGCACTGTGTTAATGAGATTGAGCAGAGAGGCCTACATGAG ACTGGTCTGTATCGGGTATCTGGCTCGGATCGAGTGGTCAAGGACCTGAAAGAGAAGTTCCTGCGTGGGAAGGCTGTTCCTTTGCTCAGCAAGGTGGAAGATATCCATGCCATCACTGGCCTCCTCAAGGACTTCCTGAGGAAACTCAAAGAACCCCTGCTGACCTTCCGCCTCACTCGTGCCTTCATGGATGCTGCTG AGCTCTCCGATGATGACAACAGCATCGCCTTGATGTATCAGAACATCAGTGATCTTCCACAGCCCAACAGAGACACTCTGGCCTTCCTTATCATCCATTTGCAGAG GGTGGcccagagtaaagatacaaaaatGGACGTAACCAATCTGGCTCGTGTATTTGGGCCCACAATTGTGGGTCATGCTGTTCCTGACCCAGAACCAATGACCATCCTGCAGGATACAAAACGACAGCCAAAA GTGGTTGAGCGCCTCCTGGCTCTGCCTGTGGAGTACTGGAGCCAGTTTATGATCAGCAACAATGACCAGGCTCACAATGATAACATGATCATTGAGAACACCAATGTCCATGCAACTCCTGATCAGAAAA CGAGTATGTTTGGGCCACTTACGACTCCTGACCAGCAGATGAGCAAGACCCCATCGTCCAGCTCTCTCTCCCAGCGCATGAAGAATGCAACTCTCAATGCAATCACTCCAAA GTTTTCTAGCAGGAGCAGAGCTGCTGTCAGCGTCCCTCGCCAGGGGCACTTCTTCGCCTCTCCTCTCCTGAAGTAG